The Plasmodium malariae genome assembly, chromosome: 3 genome window below encodes:
- the PmUG01_03030400 gene encoding Rab GTPase activator and protein kinase, putative, whose translation MFFKLCQSSEYLLGIQCYSLSEKKSKGKKQIKKKNKKQYKKQKTEIKAECKAKSREEIKTEPFQRENVHRENCSGDNTCNYIENKFSSIARKFEKVKELDHPNICKYINLNRVKNDYFIFSEYYSLSLHDILSDEQVNYVCFNYLKKLASKKKGQVDINRYYNSSYGNWTSTRRVINFPILNKIVYEILSAVEYLHSRNINFLNITPRNILVTSKGKIKVHNYCMSYLFNDHSCEWKNKNKFFKNKFALQSFSSKKYVENVLVAYGLKNGPIGHDDEKMPNQGKEKKEIKKNDSNEGDKNGNNNEGGKKSFFLHVDDYFKYYSCINDLLYFPPWFIFLNLLNNQKVRLEYNIYEHMDIFSVGMVMVQMMNGLLDLPFMIKNFSYFFVSNEINNQIDCRRSKVNTEDRKQIGKRRITNRISLSDSLLLSEERGRSSCSNYMNKVRKKHCNKAQMEKNKAHLREKKKIGKQNEEKKTYPCDQETHRKFQMHDCKLKKIYHVVQVFKRIMEDRNKNKKKEKKESNCTTNVYTVHLCKEKQNDESMTRQKFYLNSSFEENNVISKIEKLIVLLLYIKVYYIYIFLCRGGDNKRKSGEAATREATDGAERAVAEVEAGVELGVGVGVNKRKEISLINVNICKIFQKIFQENKNHRRKRYKLIKMTYNIMKNIISNLTNCKISTCFIKAVENMYSEFYSVNILKQNMRNVFSFDQINQKTFFLNFVHTCLSLNYVRGSASSLLSHPFFYYNKYASPYGDNLLSCSIRDNFVEREEVVTCRDRTLSTAVNEVNTSSTYLIKKNCKERETINGKHVYDKVKNTEIMIIDEKPLQQYYCNPFMTDYIVNSKDKNELRGKYFITERNIYYWFNLLYKSNYVKELMNINFFHKPCNILKIPYFIYRKKKKYNHFFFFSFFKLNLLNKYNRIFNVYRNLAIDKWRVKIRKYEKGNFTTCKNQIKGYASAYGKGILINTYELMKKTRLAMEGYTYQFVPHPRGKRNIWHTTPQNRGKVEREGDRTKKGASGGEEYNQRSGNNDDDYDYNYNYDNNYNYDYNYDYNYNYDYNYDYDSYYDYKDDYYGVDGIKHRVDDTSHGSNELSVYNEDNTNNTLSTSSNFFYLSFIVNNSHMTFKDYNLNTVGVYLTEFYYVIKDAYLFISNNKNISHEEGEEEDDWIYKKDFFFIYQYSLYIKFQAILTYDGLNKIKLIKEIKQGFPCYLRGVVYLTLLNYCYHSLVKKAIEKNEEMKMLIWAISQGVKVVGGGSYPHRGEPHLSGDNVMSDKIRSDKEMSDKIRSDKVMNDKISGDKIRSDKVTSDMLTDDVSTEDSFDENVVRQAECLRKNISLMDKERSCMDKFLKNKCKGTNDLVGSKTFGKRMYTLLLLLNVKLGVKNKKKKYLKYLLLPITLLYYDNLYLSYKCIKKIVQNYLLNLYKNNHFFDEFFYIFNSLLNYYIPDLSIFFFKNNINIIIMIKSWVCSLFSNFFDLHNMYLLLDKILIQPPSYLFFVCLSILMNLKKYIIMNTCRDNFYKQIISLSSLVNMNFILKNSSSLFNNCPVMFTTFPGINECKERTTDIVEDNRKYSHINYLIYLIRNEEWTEYYVHKDTFKVYKKKKGGKRKQKKKKNCSHICFEKEVTSANKEDQKDKKEQNGLNKQKGRLFPSNTQLCNENSKAMAGNYDFAGVEDHFTSNNAAYAANGADLVRANFTTKVAHVNFKKIVDNTRKIDRSAKIDKVKKLKILKQKQDHRHTENKECFKNENSSLICNENGVKTKHTKNDKTKPIKLKHYYYYEYFLHFYNINKKKRNVYEFISHENKNFQNCKLIRNTKKQKNNSTSNNNVYYKITNNKKKKFKNIEVTKLNSFPMFPFFYTTNLSNEFALDQFIIVDMRSPQNFKKKRLKYSVHVNTFLINVKKGIYSNYMDEKFEMNFNLKTIILIFNNSIFDFDSIYNFFNLKIKRITILWGGFQYALSKLPSNYFE comes from the coding sequence ATGTTTTTCAAGTTATGCCAATCGTCTGAGTATCTGCTTGGAATTCAGTGCTACTCCTTAAGCGAGAAGAAAAGTAAAggtaaaaaacaaattaaaaaaaaaaataaaaagcaatataaaaagcaaaaaacaGAGATAAAAGCGGAATGCAAAGCTAAAAGTagagaagaaataaaaacagaGCCCTTTCAAAGAGAAAATGTCCATAGAGAAAATTGCAGTGGTGATAACACTTGTAATTACATTGAAAATAAGTTTAGTTCAATAGCTAGGAAGTTCGAAAAGGTTAAGGAACTAGATCACCCcaatatatgtaagtatataaatttaaataggGTAAAGAAcgattattttatattttctgaGTATTATTCTTTGTCTTTACACGACATACTGAGTGATGAACAGGTAAATTATGTGTGCTTTAACTATTTAAAGAAGTTAgcaagtaaaaaaaaaggtcaGGTGGATATCAATCGTTACTATAATAGTAGCTATGGTAATTGGACTAGCACGAGAAGAGTTATCAATTTTcctattttaaataaaattgtttatgAAATACTTAGTGCTGTTGAATATTTACATtcaagaaatataaattttttaaatataacacCTAGAAACATTTTAGTTACTtcaaaagggaaaataaaagttCACAATTACTGCATGtcgtatttatttaatgacCATTCATGtgaatggaaaaataaaaataaattttttaaaaataaatttgcgCTGCAAAGTTTTTCTTCCAAAAAGTATGTTGAGAATGTACTGGTGGCTTACGGCTTGAAAAATGGCCCAATAGGGCACGATGATGAGAAAATGCCTAACCAGGgcaaggaaaaaaaggaaataaaaaaaaatgatagcAATGAGGGTGATAAAAATGGCAACAATAATGAGGGAGGAAAAAAGAGCTTCTTTCTCCATGTTGACGACTATTTTAAGTATTACAGTTGTATTAACGACCTTTTGTACTTCCCTCCGtggttcatatttttaaatttgctAAATAATCAAAAAGTTCGTTTAGAgtacaatatatatgaacacatGGACATCTTTAGCGTCGGTATGGTCATGGTACAGATGATGAACGGCTTGTTAGATTTACcttttatgataaaaaatttttcatattttttcgtCTCAAATGAAATTAACAATCAGATTGATTGTAGAAGGAGCAAGGTGAACACAGAAGACAGAAAACAAATTGGGAAAAGAAGAATCACAAATAGAATTTCTCTATCTGATTCTTTATTGTTAAGCGAAGAAAGAGGAAGAAGTTCATGTTCAAATTACATGAACAAGGTCAGAAAAAAACATTGTAATAAAGCTCAAATGGAGAAGAATAAGGCCCAtttaagggaaaaaaaaaaaataggtaaACAGaacgaagaaaaaaagacTTATCCATGTGACCAGGAAACGCATCGTAAGTTCCAGATGCATGATTGTAAGTTAAAGAAGATTTATCATGTAGTTCaagtttttaaaagaataatggAAGATaggaataaaaacaaaaaaaaggagaaaaaggAATCAAATTGCACCACAAATGTGTACACTGTTCATCTTTGTAAGGAGAAGCAAAATGATGAAAGCATGACTAGACAGaaattttacttaaataGTTCTTTTGAAGAAAACAACGTTATTAGCAAAATTGAAAAACTCATTGTGCTTCTGCTATACATTAAagtttattacatttatattttcctgtGTCGAGGGGGTgataataaaaggaaaagtgGAGAAGCAGCAACAAGAGAAGCAACGGATGGAGCTGAGAGAGCAGTTGCAGAAGTAGAGGCAGGCGTAGAGCTAGGCGTAGGCGTTGGAGTGAATAAAAGGAAAGAGATAAGtcttataaatgtaaatatatgtaaaatttttcaaaaaattttccaGGAAAATAAGAACCACAGGAGGAAGCGTTATAAGCTCATAAAGATGAcgtataatataatgaaaaatataatctcTAATTTAACAAACTGCAAAATAAGTACTTGTTTCATTAAAGCAGTTGAGAACATGTACTCCGAATTTTATAGtgtgaatatattaaaacaaaacatgAGGAATGTTTTTTCCTTCGATCAGATAAACCAGAAGACTTTTTTTCTAAACTTTGTTCATACATGTTTATCATTAAATTATGTTAGAGGTAGTGCCAGTTCATTGTTATCgcatccttttttttattacaacaAATATGCTTCTCCCTATGGTGATAATTTACTGAGTTGTAGTATAAGAGATAATTTCGTTGAAAGGGAAGAAGTTGTTACATGTAGAGACCGTACCTTATCCACTGCAGTAAACGAAGTAAACACATCTAGtacttatttaataaaaaaaaattgtaaggAAAGAGAAACTATTAATGGTAAACATGTTTATGATAAAGTGAAAAACACAGAGATAATGATAATAGATGAGAAACCCCTTCAACAGTATTACTGCAACCCGTTCATGACAGATTATATTGTAAATAGTAAAGATAAAAACGAATTAAgaggaaaatattttataactgaaaggaatatatattactggTTCAACTTACTATATAAGAGTAACTACGTTAAAgaattaatgaatataaatttttttcataaaccttgcaatatattaaaaataccatattttatttatagaaaaaagaaaaaatataatcatttttttttcttctccttttttaaattgaaccttttaaataaatacaacagaatatttaatgtatatCGTAATTTAGCTATAGACAAATGGAGGGTGAAAATAAGGAAGTATGAAAAGGGGAATTTTACTACATGcaaaaatcaaataaaagGTTATGCAAGTGCATATGGAAAAGGAATACTGATAAACACTTATGAATTAATGAAGAAGACCCGCCTTGCCATGGAGGGATATACATATCAATTTGTTCCACATCCGAGAGGTAAACGAAATATATGGCATACTACCCCACAAAATAGGGGTAAGGTCGAACGAGAAGGAGatagaacaaaaaaagggGCAAGTGGTGGGGAGGAATATAACCAAAGGAGTGGTAACAATGATGATGACTACGATTACAATTACAATTACgataataattacaattaCGATTACAATTACGATTATAATTACAATTACGATTACAATTACGATTATGACTCTTATTACGATTATAAGGATGATTATTATGGTGTGGATGGAATAAAGCACAGGGTGGATGATACCTCACATGGAAGTAACGAACTATCAGTATATAATGAGGACAACACTAATAACACTTTATCAACAAGTtctaactttttttatttatcattcaTTGTTAATAATTCTCATATGACATTCAAAGATTATAATTTGAATACTGTCGGAGTTTACCTTACCGagttttattatgttataaaagatgcatatttatttatatcaaataataaaaatatatcgcATGAGGAGGGTGAAGAGGAGGATGACtggatttataaaaaagatttttttttcatttatcaGTATagtctatatataaaatttcaagCAATATTAACCTATGATGgtctaaataaaataaaattgattaaagaaataaagcAAGGTTTTCCTTGTTATTTAAGAGGCGTTGTCTATTTGACTCTCCTCAATTATTGTTATCATTCGTTAGTGAAAAAGgctatagaaaaaaatgaggaGATGAAAATGTTGATCTGGGCAATTTCTCAAGGAGTAAAAGTGGTGGGAGGGGGTTCCTACCCTCATAGGGGAGAGCCCCATTTAAGCGGTGATAATGTAATGAGTGATAAGATAAGGAGTGATAAGGAAATGAGTGATAAGATAAGGAGTGATAAGGTAATGAATGATAAGATAAGCGGTGATAAGATAAGGAGTGATAAGGTAACGAGTGATATGTTAACAGATGACGTTTCGACAGAGGACAGTTTTGATGAAAACGTTGTTAGGCAGGCGGAATGCCTACGGAAAAATATTTCACTAATGGACAAGGAAAGATCTTGTATggataaatttttaaaaaacaaatgtaaAGGTACGAACGACTTAGTTGGAAGCAAAACATTTGGGAAGAGGATGTACacgttattattattgttaaatgtaaaattaggagtaaaaaataaaaaaaaaaaatatttgaaatatttattattaccgATAACTCTActttattatgataatttatatttaagttacaaatgtatcaaaaaaattgtgcaaaattatttgttaaatctgtacaaaaataatcatttttttgatgaatttttttatatttttaatagccTTTTAAATTACTATATTCCAGATCTttcaattttcttttttaaaaataatataaatataattattatgataaaaagtTGGGTATGTTCGTTATTTTCCAATTTCTTCGATTTACATAACATGTATTTGTTACTGGATAAAATTCTCATTCAACCACCATCttacttattttttgtatgtttGTCCATTCTGATGAAtctcaaaaaatatattattatgaacacGTGTAGAGATAACTTTTACAAACAAATAATCTCCTTATCAAGTTTAGTTAACATGaactttattttaaagaattcCTCAAGTCTTTTTAACAACTGCCCCGTGATGTTCACCACGTTTCCTGGTATTAATGAATGCAAAGAGCGAACCACGGACATAGTAGAAGATAACAGAAAATACAGTCATATTAACTATTTAATCTATTTAATCAGGAACGAAGAATGGACCGAATATTACGTGCATAAGGATACGTTTAAGGtgtataaaaagaaaaagggggggaaaagaaaacaaaaaaaaaaaaaaaattgctcaCATATATGCTTCGAAAAAGAGGTCACATCAGCGAACAAAGAAGACCAAAAGGATAAAAAGGAGCAAAATGgtttaaataaacaaaaggGTCGTTTGTTTCCAAGTAACACACAGCTATGTAATGAAAATAGTAAGGCAATGGCGGGAAATTATGACTTTGCAGGGGTAGAAGATCACTTTACCAGTAATAACGCAGCATATGCCGCAAATGGTGCAGATTTAGTTCGAGCAAATTTTACTACAAAAGTAGCACatgttaattttaaaaaaatagttgaCAATACTCGCAAAATTGACAGATCTGCCAAAATTGacaaagttaaaaaattaaaaattttaaaacaaaaacaagaTCATAGACATACAGAGAATAAagaatgttttaaaaatgagAATTCATCTCTGATATGCAATGAAAATGgagtaaaaacaaaacatacCAAGAATGATAAAACAAAACcaataaaattaaagcattattattattatgaatactttttacacttttacaatataaacaaaaaaaaaagaaacgtatatgaatttatttcgcatgaaaataagaattttcaaaattgcaAACTAATAAGGAACacgaaaaagcaaaaaaataatagcacaagtaataataatgtgtaCTATAagataacaaataataaaaaaaaaaaatttaaaaatattgaagtTACTAAATTAAATAGTTTTCCTATGTTTCCATTCTTTTATACAACAAATTTGTCAAATGAATTTGCCCTTGATCAGTTTATAATTGTTGATATGCGTTCTcctcaaaattttaaaaagaagcGATTGAAATATTCTGTACACGTTAATACTTTTTTGATTAACGTGAAAAAGGGAATTTACAGTAATTACATGGatgaaaaatttgaaatgaattttaatttaaagaCAATAATTCTCATATTTAACAACTCGATTTTTGATTTTGACTCcatctataatttttttaatttaaaaattaaacgtATAACTATTTTATGGGGTGGTTTTCAATATGCGTTGAGCAAACTGCCATCAAATTATTTCGaataa
- the PmUG01_03030300 gene encoding conserved Plasmodium protein, unknown function translates to MWFKKSNSKKEKNEYTEEANSNEEAVCDYEEEEEQQQQQQREANEQGVEQGVEVLNVEGATFEVLAVQKKKEKKRKGKEEGEANIDEEVTEVERSEGREEAHQNCIDSDGNSSAMYDSSLNEHEINEKIEDILNNLSSDEEEGEVVEDEIPYERVQENNDHSKEVVLLNFYAEMSNEKLDMLLNVFGKVKSINVDDNECVHVIFFSLNSAKKAKQYLDNLKIKNRRIQVTYGVYKEENDKADVQGVGEATEDVGAEHEAYHYNYSRIKSETYKNNSERSPYYYDQFRYNSSNINSNTNNVNSGSNMVNSGSNNIGYQKNHVKLFKNRKYYMNAPQFFPPPNSSSHAPLYKNHTKGNMHIGNNFFSSPPTFHANALNEYASSPEVVLKQGERRVRSVLPSNNNKEISSSCNNNSSSNNNNNSSSNSNINNNNNNINNNINNNNNNSNDSNSNSISGDGNNKGANVEKQKFSTVNYGYHPPPPPPITNPYNLLTEKTGKNKADSFTPYNNTLTTNRERFISKSSEVGVLSSKRNNNMSDNFSKNLVSNKGNTFEGINVNTNFTSYTNTKPISYDNKGQYQRSIPPPPHLRNNNTNMENSTTHNKTIRGKNRMMMMTMPPPLLSPRKRDTNLNYNNFSLYNNKYYIAHPKQTANDSHMVEDGPVKNTKEKSTKHHMMVSLYQHKESSNHINKDNRSFPSFNEENPFNILKENIMCDNPTWLSRKENSVLNWETNASVEENHLFFINTYSHYKIYNRYLIITNMPQDLNDENKIKEYVNGLFSNEKNFSFCLEVTMFTLAEVEEHKFFYGDDFQKEQQQGESLDRVNDAIMHTAVHANINEDVGDDANSGDPVGITANSNVDVITNANVANDKCKEDHKDNTVDEVKETNENVDEEKKEEIVSKEVQVAEDEKENSAKNVKKRVIRKGRRHRRSESSNQGRRYRRSGGSNKDRRHRRSESSNQGRRYRRSGGSNKDRRSGVSSNKDRSIEEVAAIKEEDIEEVEEAIKEEDIEEVEEAVKEEDIEEVEEAVKEEVIEKVEAEIKEEVIEEVKKEGKEKTNTVQGENPLSTHKRLCAHLTFRTIKNCVEAKKALEEKNFKVNFSAPNKPNNCLWVGNILKNYFFNTANILKSMFMHFGEIMNVKFVADKNCLFLEYKNVNDAIKARNHMYGIQLSNNTLLNIDFSTLGEWEGKRKVSFTRKKLMDSLSYDNNNKIQQILENQFNKRNTGFIDSKVMLLLKKNSRKKNYRLNNVEEYNSNKKINKHHSSSALMDKHHIRRKSTTYTNRYNSEKDKKKDRYSSSHTPYDKKDSRKSSKRKGHDTDNTNERSRKKRRSKRNTSRAGGAVYSFRKENNEEGLEKEESSNWFNGGNTNEGVNINSGSNADHNGSQNGLQKDDDAHNSDGSNIEKGKNEMTIAFYVNQKYKCNFSAKFYEGNRELKIYPKLNVETKSDIKNLKQIKSTCTDYSIWQLGPTPSQKKKFFHICDHFSKKKNIPVIIDKDYTTFIVPIKEDYLKDLEIENTDYMYAFVLETKKS, encoded by the exons atgtgGTTTAAGAAATCGAACtcgaaaaaggaaaagaatgAGTATACGGAGGAAGCCAATAGTAACGAGGAGGCTGTATGCGACTATGAGGAAGAGGAGGAACAGCAGCAACAACAGCAACGAGAGGCCAACGAACAGGGGGTAGAACAGGGGGTAGAAGTGTTAAATGTGGAAGGAGCTACGTTTGAGGTCTTAGCggtacagaaaaaaaaagaaaaaaaaagaaaaggtaaAGAGGAAGGGGAAGCAAATATCGATGAAGAAGTGACAGAGGTAGAACGGTCCGAGGGAAGGGAAGAGGCACATCAGAACTGCATTGATAGCGATGGTAACAGCTCTGCTATGTACGATTCATCTCTAAATGAACAcgaaattaatgaaaaaatagagGATATACTGAACAACCTGTCTTCAGACGAAGAGGAAGGAGAAGTGGTTGAAGATGAAATTCCTTATGAACGTGTTCAGGAAAATAATGACCATTCTAAGGAAGTTGTTTTACTAAATTTCTACGCAGAAATGTCAAATGAAAAGTTAGATATGCTCCTAAATGTTTTCGGAAAAGTAAAAAGCATTAACGTGGACGACAATGAATGTGttcatgttatatttttttcattgaatAGTGCAAAAAAGGCAAAACAGTATCTGGACAATTTGAAAATTAAGAATAGAAGGATACAAGTGACTTACGGAGTGTACAAAGAAGAGAACGATAAGGCAGATGTTCAAGGTGTAGGGGAAGCAACAGAAGATGTAGGAGCAGAGCATGAGGCGTATCACTACAATTACAGTAGAATAAAGAGTGAAACTTATAAGAACAACAGCGAGCGTTCACCCTACTATTACGACCAGTTCCGTTACAACAGCAGTAACATCAACAGTAACACAAATAATGTTAATAGCGGCAGCAATATGGTCAATAGTGGTAGCAATAATATTGGGTATCAAAAGAATCATGTAAAACTATTTAAGAACAGGAAGTATTATATGAACGCTCCCCAGTTCTTTCCCCCCCCAAATAGTAGCAGTCATGCACCTTTATACAAAAATCATACTAAAGGAAACATGCATATtggtaataattttttttcttcccccCCCACCTTTCATGCAAATGCTCTAAATGAGTATGCGTCATCACCAGAGGTGGTACTAAAACAGGGGGAGAGGAGGGTACGAAGTGTTCTCCCAAGCAACAACAATAAGGAAATTAGCAGCAGTTGTAACAACAATAGCAGCagtaacaacaacaacaatagcagcagtaacagtaatatcaataacaataataataatattaataataatattaataataataataataatagtaatgacagtaatagtaatagtattAGTGGAGATGGTAATAATAAGGGGGCAAACGTGGAAAAGCAGAAATTTAGCACAGTCAACTATGGTTACCATCCTCCGCCCCCACCCCCGATTACCAACCCGTACAATTTGTTAACTGAAAAAACAGGAAAGAATAAGGCAGACTCCTTTACTCCATATAATAATACCCTTACAACGAATCGTGAAAGGTTTATATCTAAATCTTCAGAAGTCGGAGTGTTATCaagtaaaagaaataataatatgtctgataatttttctaaaaatctTGTATCAAATAAAGGAAATACTTTCGAAGGAATAAATGttaatacaaattttacTTCATATACGAACACGAAACCAATTTCATATGATAATAAAGGTCAGTACCAACGAAGCATTCCGCCGCCTCCGCAtcttagaaataataatacaaacaTGGAGAACAGTACAACACATAATAAAACTATAAGGGGAAAAAACaggatgatgatgatgacgATGCCCCCCCCGCTTTTAAGCCCACGAAAAAGAGATACAAACttgaattataataatttttctctttataataacaaatattacATTGCTCATCCTAAGCAAACTGCAAATGATAGTCACATGGTTGAGGATGGTCCTGTGAAAAATACGAAAGAGAAAAGTACTAAGCACCACATGATGGTAAGTCTATATCAACATAAAGAAAGTAGTAATCATATCAATAAAGACAATAGATCTTTCCCCTCttttaatgaagaaaatccatttaatatattaaaagagaATATTATGTGTGATAACCCTACGTGGTTAagtagaaaagaaaatagcGTTTTAAACTGGGAAACGAATGCTTCTGTTGAAGAAAATcatctcttttttattaatacttatagtcattataaaatttataatagataccttattataacaaatatgCCACAAGATTTAAACGatgaaaataagataaaagaATATGTTAATGGTCTCttttcaaatgaaaaaaatttttccttttgtcTTGAGGTTACTATGTTTACTCTTGCAGAGGTAGAGGAgcacaaatttttttatggaGATGATTTTCAGAAGGAGCAGCAGCAGGGGGAGTCTTTGGATAGGGTTAATGATGCGATCATGCACACGGCGGTACACGCGAATATTAACGAGGATGTAGGTGATGATGCTAATTCTGGCGATCCCGTTGGCATTACTGCCAATTCTAATGTTGATGTTATTACCAACGCTAATGTTGCAAATGACAAATGTAAAGAAGATCATAAAGACAATACAGTGGACGAAGTGAAGGAGACAAATGAAAATGTTgacgaagaaaaaaaggaggaaatTGTCTCAAAGGAAGTACAAGTTGCAGAGGATGAAAAGGAGAATTCTGctaaaaatgtgaaaaaaagGGTAATACGAAAAG GAAGAAGGCATAGAAGAAGTGAAAGCAGCAATCAAGGAAGAAGATACAGAAGAAGTGGAGGCAGCAATAAAGACAGAAGGCATAGAAGAAGTGAAAGCAGCAATCAAGGAAGAAGATACAGAAGAAGTGGAGGCAGCAATAAAGACAGAAGGTCAGGAGTGAGCAGCAATAAAGACAGAAGCATAGAAGAAGTAGCAGCAATCAAGGAAGAAGATATAGAAGAAGTGGAGGAAGCAATCAAGGAAGAAGATATTGAAGAAGTGGAGGAAGCAGTAAAGGAAGAAGATATTGAAGAAGTGGAGGAAGCAGTAAAGGAAGAAGTCATAGAAAAAGTGGAGGCAGAAATAAAGGAAGAGGTCATAGAAGAAGTGAAGAAAGAAGGCAAGGAAAAAACGAACACAGTTCAAGGTGAGAACCCCCTCAGCACGCACAAAAGGCTGTGTGCCCACTTGACCTTCAGGACAATAAAAAACTGCGTTGAGGCAAAAAAGGCActggaagaaaaaaattttaaagtgAATTTCTCAGCCCCCAACAAACCGAACAACTGTTTATGGGTaggtaatattttaaaaaattattttttcaatacagcaaatattttaaaaagtatgttCATGCATTTTGGTGAAATAATGAACGTGAAGTTTGTAGCTGACAagaattgtttatttttggAATACAAAAATGTGAATGATGCAATAAAGGCAAGGAATCATATGTATGGTATTCAGCTATCGAACAATACATTACTTAATATTGACTTTTCAACATTAGGTGAGTGGGAGGGTAAAAGAAAAGTAAGCTTTACtcgaaaaaaattaatggaCTCATTATCTtacgataataataataagatacaacaaatattagaaaatcaatttaataaaagaaacaCAGGATTTATTGATTCTAAAGTTATgctattattaaaaaaaaatagtagaaaaaaaaattatagactTAATAATGTTGAAGAGTACAACtcgaacaaaaaaattaataaacatCATTCAAGCAGTGCACTTATGGACAAGCACCACATTAGGAGGAAAAGTACGACTTACACAAATAGATATAATTCGGAAAAggataagaaaaaagatagATATAGTAGTAGTCATACTCCTTATGATAAAAAGGATAGTAGAAAGTCATCAAAGCGAAAAGGACATGATACAGATAATACAAATGAAAGAAGTCgtaaaaaaaggagaagcAAAAGAAACACAAGTAGAGCAGGGGGAGCAGTATATTCCTTCAGGAAAGAAAACAATGAAGAAGGCCTCGAAAAGGAAGAAAGTTCGAATTGGTTTAATGGTGGGAACACCAATGAGGGGGTAAATATCAACAGCGGCTCAAATGCTGATCATAATGGCAGTCAAAATGGTTTGCAAAAGGATGACGATGCACATAACTCAGATGGTTCTAACATCGAAAAGGGAAAGAACGAAATGACAATCGCATTTTACGTGAACCAGAAATACAAGTGTAACTTCAGTGCAAAATTTTATGAAGGAAATAGGGAACTCAAAAT ATACCCGAAGTTAAATGTTGAAACCAAAagtgatataaaaaatttaaagcaAATCAAGAGTACCTGCACCGACTACTCCATCTGGCAATTGGGGCcaa cTCCCAGCCAGAAgaagaaattttttcatatatgcGACCATTTTAGCAAGAAGAAGAATATACCCGTAATTATTGACAAGGACTACACCACCTTCATTGTGCCTATTAAGGAGGACTACTTAAAAGATTTAGAG ATCGAAAACACGGATTACATGTATGCCTTTGTTCTTGAAACGAAAAAATCGTAA